A section of the Bacillus sp. HSf4 genome encodes:
- a CDS encoding GNAT family protein: MKDSQEFITFAQEEAESGSSLHLDIFEKGRLAGKVCLYQINDRIKTASIGYYIINRLEIKVISQNKRSLAVPQRLRFSYEGCLRESGEFQGKPADQLIVSVLKKEFQSKERF, encoded by the coding sequence GTGAAAGACAGTCAAGAGTTCATTACGTTTGCACAAGAAGAAGCGGAATCCGGATCTTCGCTGCATCTCGACATTTTTGAAAAAGGCCGTTTGGCAGGGAAAGTGTGCTTATATCAAATCAATGACAGAATCAAAACAGCCTCTATTGGCTACTATATAATAAATCGCTTAGAAATAAAAGTGATCAGCCAAAATAAACGAAGCCTCGCTGTACCTCAGAGACTTCGTTTCTCTTATGAGGGCTGTTTGCGAGAAAGCGGAGAATTTCAGGGAAAGCCTGCTGACCAGCTTATAGTTTCGGTGCTAAAAAAGGAATTTCAATCTAAGGAAAGATTTTAG
- a CDS encoding sialate O-acetylesterase: MIKSFLMLGQSNMAGRGFLNEVDPIYNEKIKMLRNGQWQMMTEPINYDRPVSGVGLAASFADAWSRAHPDEEIGLIPCAEGGSSLNDWHPEGILFQHALSEARFALRSSQICGILWHQGESDSYRSLHETYYEKLTLIIETLRNELKLDEVPLIIGGLGDFLGKTGFGKHATEFRQVNEQLLRFANEQQNCYFVTAAGLTANPDGIHLDAASQRKFGYRYFEAFSKKYHILKPISGEEQSLKVNGDYSKTEQIYLHSMDLASGKITYAEFEARVAKVMKP, translated from the coding sequence ATGATAAAGTCTTTTTTAATGTTGGGGCAGTCGAATATGGCGGGCCGTGGATTTTTGAATGAAGTAGACCCTATCTATAATGAAAAAATAAAAATGCTGCGCAATGGACAGTGGCAGATGATGACAGAGCCGATTAATTACGACCGTCCGGTTTCCGGCGTTGGCCTGGCGGCATCTTTTGCAGATGCATGGTCGAGAGCTCATCCCGATGAAGAAATTGGCTTGATCCCTTGTGCGGAAGGTGGCAGTTCATTGAATGACTGGCATCCGGAAGGCATCCTTTTTCAGCATGCTTTGTCCGAAGCCCGCTTCGCCCTCCGGTCCAGTCAAATTTGTGGAATCCTTTGGCACCAAGGTGAGAGTGACAGTTATCGTTCGCTACATGAAACTTATTACGAGAAATTAACCCTTATTATCGAAACGCTAAGAAACGAGTTGAAACTTGATGAGGTACCGTTGATTATTGGAGGGCTTGGTGACTTTCTTGGGAAGACCGGTTTTGGAAAGCACGCGACCGAATTTCGACAGGTTAATGAACAATTGCTGCGTTTTGCTAATGAACAACAGAATTGTTATTTTGTTACTGCAGCAGGTTTGACTGCGAATCCTGATGGCATTCATTTAGACGCAGCTTCACAACGCAAATTCGGTTACCGCTATTTCGAGGCTTTTTCGAAAAAGTACCATATCCTGAAACCCATTTCGGGAGAGGAGCAATCACTGAAAGTGAATGGTGACTATTCTAAAACAGAACAGATTTACCTTCATAGTATGGATTTGGCTTCGGGTAAAATCACGTACGCGGAATTTGAGGCGCGGGTGGCGAAGGTGATGAAACCATAA
- a CDS encoding MmcQ/YjbR family DNA-binding protein produces MTKAEIIEYCLSYSDTYKDHPFGEGWTAMRHNGNKKLFALIFNLDGHLCVNLKCEPHRAHFLRGIFKEVKPGYHMNKEHWNTIILDGDLPEDDLHDMVQHSFELTKPKARI; encoded by the coding sequence ATGACGAAAGCTGAAATAATCGAGTACTGCCTGTCTTATTCAGATACTTATAAAGACCACCCTTTTGGTGAAGGATGGACTGCGATGCGTCACAACGGTAATAAAAAGTTGTTTGCTCTTATCTTTAATCTTGATGGCCACTTATGCGTAAATCTTAAATGTGAACCTCATCGCGCTCATTTTCTCCGCGGCATATTTAAAGAGGTGAAGCCTGGGTATCATATGAATAAAGAGCACTGGAATACCATCATATTAGATGGTGATCTCCCAGAGGATGATCTTCATGATATGGTGCAGCATAGTTTTGAATTGACTAAGCCAAAGGCACGTATCTGA
- a CDS encoding flavin reductase family protein: MRAPIDEPIWYAYPGMVAVVTAQYKGEKNAMASGWHTYIGSSPGMYGVSVNKETYTYKLIEKSGVFGVNFLPGRCSELIQALGTHSGRDINKFAAFHIQYEEGRRAEIPILTDAYFAYECKVHSVSTLGDQEWIVGEVLQRYQDKELFLRNGMPNLEKLDIPLHIGGSSYRILNSEAEEHQHAFYPETN; encoded by the coding sequence ATGAGAGCACCGATCGATGAACCAATTTGGTACGCCTACCCCGGCATGGTAGCTGTCGTTACGGCTCAATATAAAGGTGAAAAAAACGCAATGGCCTCCGGGTGGCATACGTATATCGGATCTTCTCCCGGAATGTATGGGGTATCAGTAAACAAAGAGACATATACCTACAAATTGATTGAGAAAAGCGGTGTTTTCGGTGTGAATTTTCTTCCGGGAAGATGTTCGGAACTCATTCAAGCATTAGGCACCCATAGCGGCAGAGATATCAATAAGTTTGCAGCATTTCATATTCAATACGAAGAAGGACGAAGAGCTGAGATACCGATTTTAACTGATGCGTATTTTGCTTATGAGTGTAAAGTACACAGTGTTTCCACTTTAGGGGATCAAGAGTGGATTGTGGGAGAAGTTTTACAGAGATATCAAGATAAAGAGCTTTTCTTAAGAAATGGAATGCCAAATTTAGAGAAACTGGATATTCCGCTTCATATTGGAGGGTCTAGCTATCGCATATTAAATAGTGAAGCAGAGGAACATCAACACGCATTTTATCCCGAAACTAACTGA
- a CDS encoding MerR family DNA-binding transcriptional regulator — protein sequence MKEYFSIGETARLNHISIQTLRYYDKIGIFKPQCTDRDNGYRYYHVKQFFYLDIIKYLKSIKTPLEEIKRMISYTCTPELMQTFLEEQESVIEREMERLERARQLLQRRKNQLHEQLEIRTKKEEGLVYVRHIEGQTILKAATPQVNPHNQSDWYYRKLAEVLEERGDMVDNYYGLIYDLKPYKNSGDIYCNSVYTTIYDGVKIDTDEQNIGIDTIPSGEYVCISFDCSSTNYFSYYQKLYHFIESHGIQTDGKVYQVSFPNSYNSLKEEDFLTEFRVLKK from the coding sequence ATGAAGGAATATTTTTCAATTGGGGAAACAGCCCGTCTAAATCACATTTCCATTCAAACATTGCGCTATTATGATAAGATCGGAATTTTCAAGCCTCAATGTACAGACCGGGATAATGGCTATCGATATTACCATGTTAAACAGTTCTTTTATTTGGATATTATAAAATATCTCAAATCTATTAAAACGCCTTTGGAAGAAATTAAGCGCATGATCTCATATACATGTACCCCTGAACTGATGCAAACCTTTCTTGAAGAGCAAGAAAGCGTGATTGAGCGTGAAATGGAAAGACTCGAACGTGCCAGGCAATTGCTTCAAAGAAGAAAGAATCAGCTTCACGAACAATTGGAGATACGCACTAAAAAAGAAGAAGGTCTGGTTTATGTTCGGCATATAGAAGGCCAAACCATTTTAAAAGCAGCGACACCTCAAGTGAATCCTCATAATCAATCAGATTGGTATTACCGCAAACTGGCTGAAGTCCTTGAAGAAAGAGGAGATATGGTTGATAACTATTATGGACTGATTTATGATTTAAAGCCTTATAAAAATTCCGGTGATATTTATTGCAACAGTGTTTATACGACGATTTATGATGGAGTAAAGATAGATACAGACGAACAAAATATTGGGATAGATACGATCCCGTCCGGTGAATATGTATGTATTTCATTTGATTGCTCTTCAACAAATTATTTTTCATACTATCAAAAACTGTACCATTTTATTGAATCTCACGGCATTCAAACGGATGGAAAAGTATATCAAGTTTCTTTTCCAAACAGCTATAACTCATTAAAAGAAGAAGACTTCCTCACAGAATTTAGAGTGCTGAAAAAATAA
- a CDS encoding DUF4352 domain-containing protein, whose product MRKALFIFFSIMMLAGCSSNAGHNNTGGGQTAEVKTQNVSAQADRQINEYQPNPQVTDDRSLEKVNQTFADDKGEAVLKDIKNVNKTYDIGAIELTVRNMKLIHLRPDYSMIDYFHVLTHDEEFDFVKVFVEIKNKSSEKVNFAPIALLKTNTGETFDWQKDIYLEELNGELEGGAAKAGNLGFIVNTASGHGHHKEAEDNKKTKDLKWIEITTSDVFDKNHKKISDSQKIKIEF is encoded by the coding sequence GTGAGAAAGGCTCTTTTCATCTTTTTTTCGATCATGATGCTTGCCGGCTGCTCATCAAACGCCGGCCATAACAATACAGGCGGCGGCCAAACAGCAGAAGTCAAAACGCAGAACGTTTCAGCTCAAGCAGACAGGCAAATAAATGAGTACCAGCCTAATCCGCAAGTTACAGATGACAGGTCTTTAGAAAAGGTTAATCAAACATTTGCTGATGACAAAGGTGAAGCCGTTTTAAAAGATATCAAAAACGTGAACAAAACATATGACATCGGAGCAATCGAATTAACCGTAAGAAACATGAAGCTGATTCACCTACGTCCGGATTACAGCATGATTGATTATTTTCACGTGTTGACACATGATGAGGAGTTTGATTTCGTTAAGGTTTTCGTTGAAATCAAAAACAAGTCTTCTGAGAAAGTGAATTTTGCACCAATTGCATTACTGAAAACAAACACAGGTGAAACCTTTGATTGGCAAAAGGATATTTACCTTGAGGAGTTAAATGGAGAATTAGAAGGCGGCGCTGCAAAAGCCGGAAACTTAGGTTTTATCGTTAACACAGCAAGCGGACACGGGCATCACAAGGAAGCAGAAGACAACAAGAAGACAAAGGATTTGAAGTGGATCGAGATCACCACGAGTGACGTTTTTGATAAAAACCACAAGAAAATCAGTGATTCGCAAAAAATTAAAATTGAGTTTTAA